The following are encoded together in the Humulus lupulus chromosome 5, drHumLupu1.1, whole genome shotgun sequence genome:
- the LOC133778249 gene encoding uncharacterized protein LOC133778249, with protein MDVDIKGAILVLDEAHNMEDIARDAGSVDIGEEALHKLKVELGDICQANALVYRPLYEVTQGVLSWIDHKKIHWKSMNFNIISPAGIGDHHLQ; from the exons ATGGATGTAGATATTAAAGGAGCCATTTTAGTTCTTGATGAGGCTC ACAATATGGAGGATATTGCCCGTGATGCTGGTAGTGTGGATATTGGTGAAGAAGCTTTGCATA AATTGAAGGTGGAGCTGGGAGACATATGCCAAGCTAATGCTTTGGTGTACCGACCTTTATATGAAGTGACACAG GGCGTCCTAAGTTGGATTGACCACAAAAAGATACATTGGAAAAGCATGAATTTCAACATTATTTCACCT GCTGGAATTGGCGATCATCATTTGCAATAG